The Synechococcus sp. RS9909 genomic interval TGCCACCAGTGATCCCACCCAACTGCGGGATCTGGCCAAACAGCTGCTGAAGGCCTGGCAAACCCAGAAAGCGGCCACAACCTGGATCATGCATCAGCAACTGCAGGGCTCCACCAATGCCTGGGCCATGGCCCGTTCCCTGCAACACGACCAGGCCGATCCAAACGCCGACTAGCCGAAGAGCATCCACAGCCCCACCAGCAAAGCGGCCACGGCTCCCGCACTCAGTAACACCAATAGCGTGAGCCCCAGGCCAGCGGCCACCACAAAGCGGCGGGTGGTGAGCGGAAACAACAGATACAGGCTCAGGCCCAGGGCCAGGGGCCACAGCGGAGGGATGATCAAACAGATGAGGGTGAGCGCCCACAATTTGCCGCGGTTGCGCTCGATCTGCTGCTGGCGCTGCCGCAACCGAGCTTCCGCCTCGGCTGCCGAAAGCGCCTCCTCATCGCTGAGCCAGCGCCCAAGCCGCTGAGCCTGGGCGAAGTCGCGTTCAATCTGAAATCTGTTCGCGGAATCAGCCATACCTCACCCTAAATCGATCAGGATGGACTGAAGCGAAGAACCGAACCATGCGTGAGATGAGCCTGATGGAGCTGGCTCTGCGGAACCTGGCCAAGGTGGCCGCTGGCGCTGGCATCGCCGCGGTGCTGCTCTGGCTCACCTACGTGATGCTCGATGTGCAACACATGCAACGTGGTTTCACCCTGCCGAGCTGACGCTGAACCCACCCCAGCTCAGGCCACGGCCTGATGGAACGGAGAGGCCATCGCGTTCGAGGCCAGTTCGGGGTCACTGGCATTGGCGGCGAAGTCACTCACGTCCGCGCGGACGCTGAGCAGTTGGCCATTGATCGCCATCTGCCAGATCTCCACCCGCGATTCCTCCGGAGCGTTGAACCAATAGGTCTCCGACGGCAGGATCACCTTTTCGAGATAAAAGTGGTTTTCACCGATACACTTCAGCACCACCATTTTTGGGGTGCTGTTGGTGTAGAGGTAGTCGCCCATTCAGAGAAAAGCTGCTGCTGCCACAGTGGCGCCGACCCGTCGACCCGGTTTGTCGGATCCAACACAGAACTGCCACTGCTTCAGATTTTGTTCGGAAACAGGACTTAATCCACGAAGCGTTTGTATAGCCAGCGCACAAAACCACCCACCACGGGCACCGGCGCAAAGGTGGGCCCCACGAAATCGAAGTAGTCGCGGTGATCGCACACCTTGCCCTCCGCGTTGAAGCGCAGGCGACTGGTGCCGGGATAGAGGAACTCGATGCCCTTGAT includes:
- a CDS encoding DUF1830 domain-containing protein; the protein is MGDYLYTNSTPKMVVLKCIGENHFYLEKVILPSETYWFNAPEESRVEIWQMAINGQLLSVRADVSDFAANASDPELASNAMASPFHQAVA